tatatagacttacccccaagataatcatccacattaatctcggtgccgaagtcggcaacgcgtttgcccgaCAGTGGCAACGTCcgagccgccttcgcagcctccgccactccgctggccggcggcaccaccttcgtcagtttggagcctccggcgcccaccgtcgcctccggcgccttgctaggtgcagaggcgcccgccttcgccggcagcggcggtTTGCCTCCGctggaggccgcagccttcgggggtccccgctgccttttcggccgagcttcgtgaactctgacagtcgcctggcgtttttgcgccgccccttggcgatccttgtccatcactgcccacacaacagcaccgatattttgcccgtaaggaaaaactttccaccgatgaaccatacgagatgtaaaacagtcttcctcagccgcgcaggggataggaacatctctaggccaacaacccccggtaaccctcagcatccgagccgaagactcccggagctcgggcgaagacatcctttcccccggggccgcacacgtcctcattaactctctagcaaaactatcagacaccccaagtcctcccttcgcagtacctaattttctcttttttgaggaggcgacgatcgccagcgcagggtcgcctccagtctccaccgccggtttcttcccacggcggtccgcttcgtcttgaccagggtagccgtcgtacggcaattgatttaattcgaagaccctgttcaaacgttcatttgacccgcggatatcaaagctgcgctggccttccgtcctcggcacgtaacgccccacgagccgcaccgccaagtcctccgcatcacgcacaaaggcggccgggtcacggtttcgcaaattcagtgcgaaggcagggcttcgcaccacccttcctccgtggaaaggcatctggcgagggcacacttcgcccagcgcccagccgtgcgccaagggccagaccccgtacgccacgaactcttcaactaaatcacgaccactgctctggccggcggcgcaccgaagggccccttcgtctgcatcctcttctgccacttcaaaaggcggatacgcagagtaatagtgagagcacatctcagacacggggagtccttcatggccttcgacagtagcctcagcaacgtaaaaccaaaattcattccaattgccccacttgttgcgggcgcacggaaccaactccactactggcattgtggtcttgccggtcttcggcgtgaatgtgcatgacccgaactgggcaactccgtcctcaaccatccttttctgccaatgcaaacaataattcttcgcaaaaacttcaactgacggctgtccgccgtacgaagtcgtcgcccagacatacttcgccagcgccaccatggcgttcggtgtcagctgatgtatttgaacgttgaatctacgcaggacttcgccaacaaaccggtgcgcaggcaagcagagtccggcgacgaagaatgcctcgaaaacaaccaactcgccctccggctcggggacttcctccgtccccggagcacgagcgactccgccgccaaagtagcccaaccgctgcatatcttcaacacgggctgacgtcatccgtgacacaccaaaatcaacagagtcgccggcgcgcaactcctccaccatcacgctactcaacgtctcctcagacgaggcggcggccggcggcgtggcgtcggcggaagaagaggaggatggcattgctacgtaccgtcggcgacggcgggcggtctgcttcactcgagccagaactccggcgagcaaaaggagcagcggaggaagaggagcagcaagacggcgggcggctagggtttttacggagcgcggaaggcaaagttcaaacagcgccgacccccgcccccttttataggcagggcgcggctcttcgggaaacccgcaatccgacaggccgcgacgcttcgggaaacccgcaatccaacagtacgccgtccatcaacggtcacatcaaaaacccccgcggaaccacttcgagcgagggcagcgtctccgccatctagcgacgtcttcggcaccaggtgactttgtcgaactggtccctcggagggcaaatgttggggcgaaggcaaagacgccacccttcgctcgaggcctccgccgcagtggatggtctgacagagacaaagcgggcagggacacccttcgctccattcggcattttgacgaaggcctgcggcgacgtcttcccgcggcgcggcctcgttcagtcccaaggcccacgtgtgatctggcccattgtaacgggccccgcgtggccgcctctataTTACGGGGCTAACTTGTAAAGGcacacttgtaattacagcttgtaaccctgctttatgggaatattctggggataaactaggtgtctgagggcacatgcgtccttaacacaaggcgttgggcactcagatacctataaatacccccgcacagtgcccgtgagaggctagattaacagagctattgcccccgagcacgtaaccctgtttgtcaccaccgttcacccttgttggcctccttgctgcagaGAGCAAGTACCAACACTAGTCTACTTGCATAAAGATAaaacaaggatcctatcatagaccagtatatcttttgatctacagacttaCCTCATGCGTTGAGGTCCAAATGTCTGTCAGTTTCCATTGGCGTCTTAGCAGGttttgcgtccttcatcccaaacttcattAGTATATCTTgtttgtacttcgtttgagagaggaaCGTCCCTTCCTTGAGTTACTTTACTTGAAATccgaggaagtaggtcaactctcccatcatggacatctcggaTTTctacgtcattaccctgctaaactcttcacatgacttttgattagtagaaccaaatattatgtcattggcatatatttggcatataaacaaatcacccttgcaagtcttagtgaaaagagtaggatcagctttcccgaccttgaaagcatcagaaataaggaaatctctaaggcattcataccatgctcttgggacttgcttaagtccatagagcgccttagagagcttgtatacATGGTCGAGGTACCTGTCATCctagccaggggttgctccacatacacctcctccttgattggccaattaagaaaagcgctcttcacgtccattcaatagagtttaaaagaatggtgagcagcataggctaatagtatgcgaatagactcaagcctagctacaggagcaaaagtctccacaaaatttttgccacaagtcttgccttgtttcttgtcaccaccccgtactCATctcgcttgttgcgaaacaccaacTTCgtgcccacaacattttgctttgaacgtggcaccaagctccattcttcatttctcttgaagttgtttagctcctcttgcatggtcaacgcccagtccggatcctataaggcttcttctaccctgaaagtcttaatagaagaaacaaaagagtagtgctcacaaaaaaaTGCAATTCGTTGCTAATGTCACGAAGGATTTGATCCAGCCCCATCCCTTGTTGTGCTTCTATCTGATATTACCTTTAACCCAGGTCATCTCTCGatatttaccttgatgcttatcttgcacctgcattttaaagtcGTCTCCCCCATTTCAGTTCAGGGGTGTGGTTTTAACTATCTCATCCTTGGTTTTTCCCCTCCCTTGCCGCTTTGCAACTCTTGCTTCAGGTATATCCTTTGTTGTGTTCATGCTTCTGTCATATGCGTCTCCTCGTCTTTCAACAGCCTTAGAAAGTAGTTATTCCCTTTTTAAGaaggaccaccatttaattaaaagaaaCGTACAACAACGAAATATTTGTTGttgaatgtttgtgatgtttgtcTTTGTTTTATGACTATAAAACAAGCGCTTTTACGGTGCGGTTGATGTGCAAAATAGACTATCGGAAGCGTGAAATAGCTTCTCAAGTCCTATGATTAAATAGAGATATTTTGAAATCTCATTTAAAATTCGTTGGAGAATGATTTTTTATAGTAACACTCTAAATTAATTTTAGAGACTTTTTTTTTACTAGTGGAGATGCTCAATCTCTACGGACTACGGATAAGCCAAAGCCAAAATTGCAAAATGACCCTTATATAAGCCTCGCTTCCGTGTATCCTCCTCTTTCCCCCTCCCATCGCTCGGGAAGGCGAAGGGTCAAGGCGTCTGGCACTTCAGCTTGTCCCGCTTGCTTATCTGCTCCTGGATGTGATTGCTTATTTTGTTAAATTCGGTGTTTCATTTGATGAGATGTCATCTCTTGCCAAGGCTTCAATTTATCTAAGGGACTGTGTAGGAAGTGGACTCAGCAAGCACCAATTCAAGCTTCTTTGTAGTGTGTTTAATGTGACaactttggtgttgtcaggtttccAGACAATGGTTTGACTGCTGTCTTCATCGATGTTTTCTTATTGCTCTTAATTATATTGCGGTTCCATTTTTGTTACTCAACGAGCTATACAATACATTCCAGGTGATCAGTGAAGAATTCCCAGAATTCCGTAACCTTTTGACCTTGTTATTGGAAAAATGTGATCTTAGTGATAACTTCCAGATGTTGGCAAACTTTCTTCAGCATTCACCTGATTTGGAGAAGCTCACTTTGGGCCGTTGCAAGGTATACTGCACTTTTGACATTGAACATCTGATCCTGACTAATTCTCTAGTTCAATATCGTACATTTTCTGTGATGTGAACAGTTCTCAAAAGATCCcaagaaaaagaaaggaaaagccAGATTGAGCAAGGGGTGTCTGAACCAGTTTAACGTCCGGTGCAAGAACCTCAAGCTTACTGAAATTATCTATGAAGACGACGATGCGAAAAAGGTGGTGGAACTTTTGTGGAGCATGTCAGGGGACCTGCCCAAGAATTACATAAAACTCACCAAGGTTGACCCGGATCATCCTTAGTCCAGGTCATCTGGCACTTGGTCACACAGTGGCTTCTATGAACTTTGCTTGCATGCCTCCCCTGTGTTTAGACGTCCTTAGTTGAACTGCTGGGCGTGTTCTTTTGGACTCATTTCTAGATAATTTAGTTCTACGAGCTATGGTACTTATTTTGTGTGGTCTGCAGCTCGAGACTCTAGTCCTTATGGTGTAAGCTTGCATGCTTCAAAGGGAACAGAAAATTGCATGTTTGCTTCGTTTCCTTGTATATCCGGTTTCAAGTTTGGTGGATGCAGGCTGTTTCGTATTTTTGTTGAACCTGCATGCGTTCACTAATCTACAAAGCTAATTCCCAATCTGTTATGCTTAAACTTCGCACTGATTCGATGGACTTCTGGTTGGACCTTGCATCCTGTATTCCTGTGCCTTTTGGTTTGGTAACCACTTCTCATCTCCTGCAACCGATGAGCCAAAATGccatgaatcctttgcagaccatCAGTTTTTGTGAGAGGGACCTCTGGCCTCTAGCATTCTGTTGTCATGTCTCTATCCACCGCTCTACTCCTGTGCTATAAAAATCAGTCCAACTTCATGGATAATATCATTCCTGATTCTGCTACACTGCTCTCACTTTGTCTCTACTTTTCCTTGTGCAACTTCTGAGTGTTATTCGACTTCTGTGATGCATTCTCATTTCCATCCCCGATTAAGCTCCAACTATGGAGGGTTTCAGTTGTGGATCGACCAGTCAGTTGTGCTCTTGCACTCTTGCTCCCACAGTTGGCCCATGCGTGTTCCTAGAAGCACCACATTTTTTTAAGATAAAGGATAATCATCCAACCTCGACACGCACCAGTGTGTGAATTTGGCCCAAATTCCTACCAACCACAACACCAAAGGGATATTTGAATTCACTAGAATtaatagttagttgactaaaaaATTACTAGTGCATTAACCAGCTAACAAATAGTTAACTAACTATTGCCTAATTTGCTAAAAATagttaatagttgaactattaacTAGACTGTTTAGACGTCTTCagctaattttagcagttaactaTTATCTTTAGTGTTCTCAAACACCCCACGCTAATAGATTATAATCTTTACTCTTATAAAGCCCAAATTTTTACTTGATTTCTACAGTCATTCCTTTAGAAAAAGAAGTCATTACACTTCTCTCTAATTTAACCCGCTGCCCTAGACTCTTAATCTCAACACTGCCTCCATAGCTTTCCCTCGCTCTCATAGAACCCTTGCTCTGTTCCCCTCCGTCGCCTCGCCCCGTTCTCTTGGATCGCACCGTGGAAACCGCTGCCTCTTCTTTCTCTCCCGACCTCCCCATCCCAATGTTGTCTCTATCGCTTCGCCTCGCTTTGAATGTGGCTTCGACACCGTTCTCTTGAATTCGATGCGGGGATTTAGTTGGATTTCAACCAGCAGCATGTGGAGGACCTACAACCTGTTGTGTACTAATAAATCCTTTCTCCTAACTCTTTTCGTACAAGATATTTGTAGGTATCTTTTTGTTTTCCTGGTAAGCCTAGTTACTTAGTAGATATATGTTGATTTTGTATGGCGTCGGGGATCCGCGTGGCGGTGCTTATCATTTAGAACTGATTTGGCGaccagaaaaatagaaatgaatcTCTTTCGGTGACCAAAAAAATAGAAAGGAATCTCTttcctattcaaaattgaatagaagagAATTTCTTCTCTGTAGATCTATATCTATCACTGGTCACAAAATCAGCCCTTAACAAACTGAGTACAAACTTGCAAGAAGCATACAATGGGACACTTCAACACCAACGTTACATGGAGCATGATCAGCTACCCATGCACATCACTCGAATGACATAGGAATGACTGAATACAAATGTTAAAACAATTGTCAGAAAGGAATACTTACGATGAGGCCAAGCTGTCTGGTTTTCCCTGATAGCTTCAATGGATCATCTTGCTCTACAAAACAAAATGACATGATTATGGATCATTCCATTCAGCACTGTAAACAGAAAATTAACATTGTTCCATCTGCACATGAAGCATGTCAGCTTCAGACACGAGGCACTTTTTTTGAAAGACAGATATGGGGCACTAAGACCCTGTTATCTACAAAATATATAGCCCATTCTCCATTCAGACTTTACCTGCCAGCGGGTTTCCTCAATTTTTTCGGCCTCTGTTCGGAGCCGAGACCAGTAGGATTCGATTCGAGCAGAGATGGCAGCGGCATGGACAGTGCTGGTTGTGTTGCTCGTCGCGTCGCGACACAGGTGCGTCGGCAGCGCCGGTCACAGCGCCAGCGTTCCTATGGGCCCCCAAAAGCTATGGTGATTATTAATTCGTTGTGTTTATTGTTTCCGTTAGATCCAGAGTTTGTTAGACACGATGTGCGATATTGATGATCGGGGTTCTGGGTGGGCTGTTTGGTTTGAAAAAACCGATCCATTCTAGATAAAGTAATGTATCATTTGTTCATACCACAAATTTGACAGAAATAACACGTTTATTATATTATTAATAATTATTTGTCTACGAGGAATGAAATGCTAATAGATTAACTCATTCTatttcacaaaccaaacaaaaaagtgagatGTGATAAGTGAGAAAATAATGGACTACCTCATTCATTAAACCAAACACGCTATTAATAAGTGGAACCCATTACGAATAGGTTccttgactaaagtttagttcgtgTCACATCAAACATTTGAATATTAATTagaagtatgaaatatagacttaATTAAgtttaataaatttgtctcgCGTTCTGTAAAATTAATTgtttaattagactatatttaataccgaTAATTACCATTTAAATATTTAATGTGACatgagctaaactttagcagAGGACAACAAAACACAGTAGTGTATAGAGCTTTGCCATACATATAGAATTTCCTAATATTTGTTCATCGAATAGTTTCTTTATTATCTACTATTCTTTCATTGTTGCCTTTGTTAAGTAAGGTATTAAAATTTTTAAGGCCGCACAAATTTGCATCTTTGACGTTGCATGAGATCACATGCTTGTTAGATAAGATGGCCATGGCCTTGCGTGTTCTGGATCTTCTGCTTCACTTAGAAAATTACAAAAAAAAAAGGGA
This portion of the Zea mays cultivar B73 chromosome 2, Zm-B73-REFERENCE-NAM-5.0, whole genome shotgun sequence genome encodes:
- the LOC109944504 gene encoding MEIOTIC F-BOX protein MOF, producing the protein MSSLAKASIYLRDCVGSGLSKHQFKLLCSVFNVTTLVLSGFQTMVISEEFPEFRNLLTLLLEKCDLSDNFQMLANFLQHSPDLEKLTLGRCKFSKDPKKKKGKARLSKGCLNQFNVRCKNLKLTEIIYEDDDAKKVVELLWSMSGDLPKNYIKLTKVDPDHP